Genomic segment of Geminocystis herdmanii PCC 6308:
GATTCCATAGTAACTTCGGTATTAGGCTCTAAGTTAGCTAACTTTTCAACGTTAATAATGGTATATTCTTTACGGTTAATGACGGTAAAATGTTTTAACTTGGGTACACGTCTGTAAAGGGGCATTTGTCCCCCTTCAAAACCCGGTTTTGTACCTGTACCCGATCGAGATTTTTGTCCTCTCATCCCAAAACCGCCACTAGCACCTTGTCCGGCAGAAATACCTCTACCGATACGGCGACGACGTTTTTTAGATGTAGGCTTAGGGGATAATTGATGAAGTCTCATAATGATTATGGGATAATAAGATCGCTTATGAATAAATTTGTTCTATAGGAATTTCTCTTTCCTTCGCCACTTGAGAGAAACTACGAATTTGCTGTAAAGCATTAACGGCTGCTCTGGCATTGTTTAAAGGATTATTCGAGCCTTGTTGTTTAGCTAAAATATTTTTGATTCCTGCTAATTCTAAGACGGTACGCACAGCACCCCCTGCAATTACCCCAGTACCGGGAGCGGCAGGACGCATGAATACTTTTGCACCACCTGCGGCACCGTTGCTAACGTGGGTAATAGAGTCAGCTTTGTTAAGGTTGATGGTGATGAGGTGTTTTTTCCCGTCAGATACGGCTTTACGCACTGCGTTAATAACATCTCCTGCTTTACCAACTCCTACCCCAACTTGTCCTTTTTCGTTACCAACCACTACGATGGCACGGAAACTAAGTTTTTTACCACCTTTAACAACTTTGCTAACACGGCGGATTTGGACAACTCTTTCTTGCCAAGGATTATCTTTTTTCTCCTTACGCTGTTTTCTTTGCTTACCGCCTTTGCGTTGTTGTTCTTGTTCTCGTTCTTTTGCCATGATATATTCCTCTTAGAAGTTAAGACCAGATTCACGAGCAGCATCGGCTAAAGCCTTTACTCGTCCGTGATAGAGATTGCCACCACGATCGAACACAACTTGTTCAATGCCTTTTGCTAATGCTCTTTGAGCGACTAATTTACCTACCTCAGCAGAAGCCTCACTATTAGAAGTGGTAGCTAATTTTTCTTTGAGTTCTTTATCTACTGTGGAAGCAGATACAAGGGTGTGTTGGGATACGTCATCAATAATTTGAGCGTAAATATGAAGATTAGAGCGAAAAACTGCTAACCGAGGACGCTCAGGAGTTCCTGATACTTTTTTACGGATACGCAAATGACGACGTTGTACCAGATCTTTACGATTAATGGTCATAATTATTTCTTACCTGATTTACCTACTTTACGTCTTACATATTCCCCAGCGTAACGAATACCTTTTCCTTTATAGACTTCAGGAGGACGAACCGCACGGATTTTGGCGGCAACATTTCCTACTAATTCTTTGTCTATGCCAGAAACGACAACTTCGGTATTAGTATTAACGGCAACGTTAATACCTTGGGGCATTTCCATTTCTACAGGTTTACTGTAACCCACGTTGAGAGTTAATTTTGCTCCTTGAGCTTGAGCTCGATAACCCACCCCTTGAATTTCTAATTTTTTCTCGAAACCTTGATTAACTCCGTCCACCATGTTGGACACGAGAGTACGACACAAACCATGTCTTTCTCTGGCTTTACGAGAATCATTGTCACGGGTGACGAGAAGTTCTTGTCCTTCTTGAACAATGGTAATTAAAG
This window contains:
- the rplF gene encoding 50S ribosomal protein L6; the protein is MSRIGKRPITIPAKVEIKIDGQTVNVTGPKGNLSRDLPSLITIVQEGQELLVTRDNDSRKARERHGLCRTLVSNMVDGVNQGFEKKLEIQGVGYRAQAQGAKLTLNVGYSKPVEMEMPQGINVAVNTNTEVVVSGIDKELVGNVAAKIRAVRPPEVYKGKGIRYAGEYVRRKVGKSGKK
- the rpsE gene encoding 30S ribosomal protein S5 gives rise to the protein MAKEREQEQQRKGGKQRKQRKEKKDNPWQERVVQIRRVSKVVKGGKKLSFRAIVVVGNEKGQVGVGVGKAGDVINAVRKAVSDGKKHLITINLNKADSITHVSNGAAGGAKVFMRPAAPGTGVIAGGAVRTVLELAGIKNILAKQQGSNNPLNNARAAVNALQQIRSFSQVAKEREIPIEQIYS
- the rplR gene encoding 50S ribosomal protein L18, with product MTINRKDLVQRRHLRIRKKVSGTPERPRLAVFRSNLHIYAQIIDDVSQHTLVSASTVDKELKEKLATTSNSEASAEVGKLVAQRALAKGIEQVVFDRGGNLYHGRVKALADAARESGLNF
- the rplO gene encoding 50S ribosomal protein L15, with protein sequence MRLHQLSPKPTSKKRRRRIGRGISAGQGASGGFGMRGQKSRSGTGTKPGFEGGQMPLYRRVPKLKHFTVINRKEYTIINVEKLANLEPNTEVTMESLMAVGIVTTNDGPLKILGNGELGVALNVKAGAWSKSAQAKIEAAGGTITSSQRQHDQDNNG